A DNA window from Thalassospiraceae bacterium LMO-JJ14 contains the following coding sequences:
- the fliG gene encoding flagellar motor switch protein FliG — protein sequence MAKAVDYRTLTGPQKAAAFMLAVGREHSSRIFERMDDEEIRELSHAMSTLGSINANVVERLFVEFADQLSTAGGLVGSYDSTERLLMSSLPEDRVKQIMEEMRGPAGRTMWDKLGNVNEAVLANYLKNEYPQTVAVVLSKIKTDHAARVLALLPENFSMEVIMRMLRMEAVQKEILDHVERTLRTEFMTNLARTARRDSHELMADIFNNLDRNTENRFMTALEERNRESAERIKQLMFTFDDLVRVDASGIQLLLRQVEKDQLAVALKGSSEEVKELFFANMSERAGKMMKEDMDAMGAVRLKDVDEAQSGIVQTAKALSDAGEIVIAGSDEESELVY from the coding sequence ATGGCGAAAGCAGTCGATTACAGGACGCTAACCGGACCGCAAAAAGCGGCGGCATTCATGCTTGCCGTCGGTCGCGAACATTCGTCACGCATCTTCGAGCGGATGGACGACGAGGAAATCCGCGAACTTTCGCATGCCATGTCGACACTGGGGTCGATCAACGCCAACGTCGTCGAGCGACTTTTCGTCGAGTTCGCCGATCAGCTCTCCACCGCCGGCGGCCTGGTCGGGTCTTACGATTCCACCGAACGCCTTCTGATGAGCTCGCTGCCCGAAGATCGGGTCAAGCAGATCATGGAGGAAATGCGGGGCCCGGCGGGCCGCACCATGTGGGACAAGCTCGGGAACGTGAACGAAGCCGTACTCGCCAACTACCTGAAAAACGAATACCCGCAGACTGTTGCCGTCGTGCTGTCCAAGATCAAAACAGACCACGCCGCACGGGTTCTTGCGCTTTTGCCGGAGAACTTCTCGATGGAAGTCATCATGCGAATGCTGCGCATGGAAGCCGTACAGAAGGAAATTCTCGATCACGTCGAGCGCACGCTCCGGACCGAGTTCATGACCAACCTGGCGCGCACCGCACGCCGTGACAGCCACGAATTGATGGCCGACATCTTCAACAACCTGGACCGCAACACTGAAAATCGCTTCATGACCGCTCTTGAAGAGCGCAACCGTGAATCGGCCGAGCGCATCAAGCAGCTCATGTTCACCTTCGACGATCTGGTACGCGTCGACGCCAGCGGCATCCAGCTTCTGCTGCGCCAGGTCGAGAAAGATCAGCTGGCGGTTGCCCTCAAGGGGTCCTCGGAAGAAGTCAAGGAACTGTTCTTCGCCAACATGTCGGAACGTGCCGGCAAGATGATGAAGGAAGACATGGACGCCATGGGCGCCGTACGACTGAAAGACGTCGACGAAGCACAGTCTGGTATCGTGCAGACAGCCAAAGCACTGTCCGATGCCGGAGAAATCGTCATTGCCGGTTCCGACGAGGAAAGCGAGCTGGTCTATTGA
- a CDS encoding FliH/SctL family protein: protein MSTVTKFTFDLDFDAPEEPTVPEAVEEEEEPEEIIPTFSEEEVEQARAEGFEAGKEEGRREAADATEQKLLEAIENACTQIGEIYSNQTDANRDIAREMVSVSTAIAKKMFPDLNARNALGEVERVVQETLKAVTEEPRIQIMVHSELREPLSERLGTMTHRAGFEGKVFVNPDPSMALGDCRIEWSNGAAVRDGEELWEMIDEIIEHNLHGPVDLNEEGADEAEAAQEPLQSDPDHQANEDTVPEDAPLEVAATDDMTPEDTPAQAAGDETADTDTAAITEDNEKVPAESETAKTAMDETAAVETAESAETEELTADETPSWQAAMGESTDAETAPMPEPVAEMTEEVSQTEDEADSVLPQVEHDEHSFTPSFGTDDDVSAEDNNKEEQVVSGPERPAPVPHIDDLGEVENGAGEDAGDEQASLTPVTDPDPVSPETQAAILDAQSALADDDDNDDNRNPAGG from the coding sequence ATGAGCACGGTCACGAAATTCACTTTCGATCTTGATTTCGATGCCCCCGAAGAGCCGACGGTTCCCGAAGCCGTGGAAGAAGAGGAAGAACCGGAAGAGATCATTCCGACTTTCTCGGAAGAGGAAGTCGAGCAGGCACGTGCCGAGGGCTTCGAGGCCGGCAAGGAAGAGGGCCGCCGCGAAGCCGCCGACGCCACCGAGCAGAAGTTGCTTGAGGCCATTGAGAATGCCTGCACGCAGATCGGCGAGATTTATAGCAATCAGACCGATGCCAATCGCGACATCGCCCGCGAGATGGTTTCCGTTTCAACCGCAATCGCCAAGAAAATGTTTCCCGATCTCAATGCCCGCAATGCCCTGGGCGAGGTCGAGCGCGTCGTTCAGGAAACCCTCAAGGCGGTCACCGAGGAGCCACGCATTCAGATTATGGTCCATTCGGAGCTGCGCGAACCGCTCAGCGAACGGCTCGGGACCATGACGCACCGTGCCGGTTTCGAAGGCAAGGTCTTCGTCAATCCGGACCCGTCGATGGCGCTCGGCGATTGCCGTATCGAATGGTCGAACGGAGCTGCGGTTCGTGACGGCGAGGAACTGTGGGAGATGATCGACGAAATCATCGAACACAATCTTCACGGCCCCGTGGATCTTAACGAAGAAGGCGCTGACGAAGCCGAAGCCGCGCAGGAACCTCTGCAGAGCGACCCGGATCACCAGGCAAATGAAGATACAGTGCCAGAAGATGCACCATTAGAAGTTGCCGCAACTGACGACATGACGCCCGAAGATACGCCGGCACAAGCAGCTGGCGATGAGACCGCCGATACCGACACTGCGGCGATTACAGAAGACAATGAAAAAGTGCCTGCCGAAAGTGAAACTGCTAAAACTGCTATGGATGAAACCGCAGCGGTTGAAACGGCGGAATCCGCCGAAACAGAAGAATTGACGGCTGACGAAACGCCGAGCTGGCAGGCGGCGATGGGCGAATCGACGGACGCCGAAACGGCACCCATGCCCGAGCCGGTAGCGGAAATGACGGAAGAAGTGTCGCAAACCGAGGATGAAGCGGATTCCGTATTGCCGCAGGTTGAACACGATGAACACTCCTTCACCCCCAGTTTCGGCACCGATGACGACGTATCGGCTGAGGATAATAATAAGGAAGAACAAGTGGTTAGCGGCCCTGAACGACCCGCGCCGGTCCCGCATATCGATGATTTGGGCGAGGTTGAAAATGGCGCTGGCGAAGATGCCGGGGACGAACAGGCCAGCCTGACGCCTGTCACGGATCCCGATCCGGTGTCGCCCGAGACCCAAGCCGCTATACTCGACGCGCAAAGTGCGTTGGCCGATGACGATGATAACGACGACAACCGAAATCCCGCTGGCGGATAA
- the fliN gene encoding flagellar motor switch protein FliN produces the protein MTEMGDLPRSAKDLEAVYDIPVQVSAVLGKTTMPVSNLLKLGRGAVVELDRKVGEAIDIYVNNRLVARGEVVVVEDRLGVTMTEIIKTERAS, from the coding sequence ATGACCGAAATGGGCGACCTGCCCCGGAGCGCGAAGGACCTGGAAGCCGTTTACGACATTCCAGTGCAGGTCTCTGCCGTTCTCGGCAAAACCACAATGCCTGTCAGCAACCTTCTGAAACTGGGCCGTGGCGCCGTTGTCGAACTGGACCGTAAAGTCGGCGAAGCTATCGACATCTACGTGAACAACCGGCTCGTCGCCCGCGGCGAAGTGGTTGTGGTTGAAGACCGCCTCGGCGTCACGATGACGGAAATCATCAAGACCGAGCGCGCAAGCTAG
- a CDS encoding MotA/TolQ/ExbB proton channel family protein produces the protein MADEHIHSAGGTSLDLATVIGLLSGFAMIITAIMLGGTPESFINPPSILIVIGGTLAITTVCFSFSDMAKMLSVAGRAMVRSTQEPYDAAYKALQVAEIARKQGVLALQNVVENIRDEPFFHKGISMVIDGTPGEEVEQIMRRDLMSMAQRHRQSASILRKMAEFSPAMGLIGTLIGLVQMLGNLQDPTTIGPAMAVALLTTFYGAVLANMVFLPLASKLERNSNEEAMIHQVFLLTSASIGRQENPRRLEMLLNSILPPSQRVKYFD, from the coding sequence ATGGCGGACGAGCATATTCATAGCGCCGGCGGCACATCGCTCGATCTTGCGACCGTGATCGGCCTGCTATCAGGCTTCGCCATGATCATTACTGCGATCATGCTCGGCGGCACGCCCGAAAGTTTCATCAATCCGCCGTCAATCCTGATCGTCATTGGCGGCACGCTCGCCATCACCACTGTCTGCTTCAGTTTCTCGGACATGGCCAAAATGCTGTCCGTCGCCGGGCGCGCCATGGTCCGCAGTACACAAGAACCATACGATGCCGCCTATAAAGCCCTGCAGGTGGCCGAGATTGCCCGCAAACAAGGTGTTCTGGCACTGCAGAACGTCGTCGAGAATATCCGTGACGAGCCTTTCTTTCACAAAGGCATCAGCATGGTGATCGACGGTACACCCGGCGAAGAGGTAGAGCAGATCATGCGACGCGATCTGATGTCGATGGCCCAGCGCCACCGCCAAAGCGCCAGCATCCTGCGTAAGATGGCGGAATTCTCACCGGCCATGGGCCTGATCGGCACGCTGATCGGTCTCGTGCAGATGCTCGGCAATCTGCAGGACCCGACGACCATCGGTCCTGCCATGGCCGTCGCCCTGTTGACCACTTTTTACGGCGCTGTGCTGGCCAACATGGTGTTTCTGCCGCTGGCCTCGAAACTGGAGCGGAACTCGAACGAGGAAGCCATGATCCATCAGGTGTTTTTACTGACGTCGGCCTCGATCGGCCGCCAGGAGAACCCGCGGCGTCTGGAAATGTTGTTGAACAGCATCCTGCCGCCGTCACAACGCGTCAAATATTTCGATTAA
- a CDS encoding sigma-54 dependent transcriptional regulator yields MQLIIVGILDGQIGAASQIAIKRGAKVAQADTVEDGLDLLRRTGADLVMIDVVLDVAVFMNALEAERINVPVVACGVSNDTQAAVRAVRAGAKEYVPLPPDPELIAAVLEAVTEDQHALIYKDPKMAETVKMASQIAPSEASVLITGPSGTGKEVLAHYLHSKSKRKDRRFVAVNCAAIPENLLESELFGHERGAFTGAVARRIGKFEEADGGTLLLDEISEMDVRLQSKLLRVLQERELDRIGSNKSIQVNVRIIATSNRNMEQAVKDGQFREDLYFRLNVVNLRLPSLAERPGDIMPLAKHFAAKYADANDVPNRPISDAAADKLAGYHWPGNVRELENTMHRAVLLAVGDEINEAAIHLTSGDSGAGATAGGGDDAAQALVGRTVAEVERELIIDTLQHCLGNRTHAANILGISIRTLRNKLKQYGSEGFNIPSPGDASQAGL; encoded by the coding sequence ATGCAACTCATCATTGTCGGAATTCTGGACGGACAAATCGGCGCGGCCAGCCAAATAGCCATCAAGCGTGGCGCCAAGGTCGCGCAGGCAGACACGGTTGAAGACGGCCTTGATCTGTTGCGGCGCACCGGCGCCGATCTGGTGATGATCGACGTCGTGCTCGACGTCGCCGTGTTTATGAACGCACTCGAAGCCGAGCGCATCAACGTGCCGGTCGTCGCCTGCGGCGTATCGAACGACACACAAGCGGCCGTTCGTGCCGTCCGTGCCGGGGCCAAGGAATATGTTCCCCTGCCCCCGGACCCGGAACTGATTGCCGCCGTTCTTGAAGCGGTCACCGAGGATCAGCACGCGCTAATCTATAAGGACCCGAAGATGGCGGAAACCGTCAAGATGGCGTCACAGATCGCACCGTCTGAAGCGAGTGTATTGATCACCGGGCCGTCGGGTACCGGCAAGGAAGTCCTGGCGCACTATCTGCACTCGAAATCCAAGCGCAAGGATCGACGCTTCGTTGCCGTCAACTGCGCTGCAATCCCGGAAAATCTTCTGGAATCCGAGCTTTTCGGGCATGAACGAGGCGCTTTCACCGGCGCCGTGGCACGCCGCATCGGCAAGTTCGAGGAAGCTGACGGCGGCACCCTCCTGCTTGATGAAATCAGCGAAATGGACGTGCGCCTGCAATCCAAGCTGTTGCGTGTCCTACAGGAACGCGAACTGGACCGGATCGGTTCCAACAAGTCGATCCAGGTCAATGTCCGTATTATCGCCACGTCAAACCGCAATATGGAACAGGCGGTCAAGGACGGTCAGTTCCGCGAAGACCTGTATTTCCGTCTCAATGTCGTTAATCTGCGCCTGCCTTCGCTGGCAGAAAGGCCGGGGGACATAATGCCGCTGGCGAAACACTTCGCCGCCAAATACGCCGATGCAAACGACGTTCCCAACCGGCCGATTTCCGACGCCGCAGCCGACAAACTTGCCGGCTATCACTGGCCGGGCAACGTGCGAGAACTGGAAAACACCATGCACCGTGCCGTGCTGCTGGCCGTCGGCGATGAAATCAACGAAGCCGCCATTCACCTGACGTCCGGCGACAGCGGCGCCGGAGCGACTGCAGGCGGCGGTGACGATGCCGCACAGGCACTTGTCGGTCGTACCGTCGCCGAGGTCGAACGCGAACTGATCATTGACACGCTGCAGCATTGCCTCGGCAACCGGACCCACGCCGCGAACATTCTCGGCATTTCGATCCGTACGCTCCGGAACAAACTCAAGCAGTACGGCAGCGAAGGCTTCAATATCCCATCACCCGGCGATGCCTCTCAGGCCGGCTTGTAA
- the flhA gene encoding flagellar biosynthesis protein FlhA — protein sequence MAEAGGGEVTTFNTGDFVRDRLISASKRGDIMLALGVVAILVVLILPMPRWMLDFALAFSITFSVLILMTALFVERPLDFNSFPTILLLATMIRLSLNLASTRLILSDGHEGTQAAGQVIEAFGGFVMGGNFVIGIIVFAILVIVNFIVITKGSGRIAEVSARFSLDAMPGKQMAIDADLSSGLIDEESAKLRRKELEEESSFFGAMDGAAKFVRGDAIAGLLITFINVIAGMIIGVAQQGMSFGDAADTYTRLTVGDGLVSQIPALIVSTAAGLVVTKAGVAGTAEVAIFKQMGGQPKALSLVCFLLLALAMMPGIPALPFLTLALICGGGAYFVNWRNKTAEEEAVRQIEEEKVDPKSIAEEPISATLKIDHIRLELGYGLLTLINAPKDGQKLTDQIKALRRQLAAEVGFVMPSVRIQDNMQLPANVYVIRIKEIEAGRGELRPNMLMVMDPRGEEISIPGEKTTEPTFGLPAMWIEEANREEALFRGYTVVDPATVVTTNITELIKDNMSELLSYAETQKLLDEIDKDHQRLVADIIPAQISLGGIQRVLQNLLAERISIRDLPTILEGVYEACGNTRNVMMITEHVRARLARQISNMNTSEQGFIPLVTLSPGWEQTFAESLVGQGEDRQLSMPPTKLQEFITQLRNTFERQAMMGEQPVLLTSPTIRPFVRSIVDRFRPMTVVMSQNEIYPKAKIKTVGQI from the coding sequence ATGGCCGAGGCCGGCGGCGGCGAAGTCACGACATTCAATACCGGGGATTTTGTCCGCGACCGGTTGATATCCGCCTCCAAACGAGGCGATATCATGCTGGCGCTTGGCGTCGTCGCGATCCTTGTCGTGCTCATTCTGCCGATGCCGCGCTGGATGCTGGACTTTGCGCTGGCCTTTTCGATCACGTTTTCCGTATTGATCCTGATGACCGCGCTGTTCGTCGAACGCCCGCTGGACTTCAACTCCTTCCCGACGATCCTGCTGCTCGCAACGATGATAAGGCTGTCGCTGAACCTCGCTTCGACACGACTCATCCTTTCCGACGGTCATGAGGGAACGCAAGCTGCCGGACAGGTGATCGAAGCCTTCGGGGGCTTCGTCATGGGCGGGAACTTCGTTATCGGCATTATCGTTTTCGCCATTCTCGTCATCGTCAACTTCATCGTCATTACCAAGGGTTCCGGCCGAATTGCCGAGGTTTCGGCACGGTTCTCACTGGACGCCATGCCTGGCAAACAGATGGCCATCGATGCCGATCTGTCGTCGGGCCTGATCGATGAAGAATCCGCCAAGCTTCGCCGCAAGGAACTGGAAGAGGAAAGCTCGTTCTTCGGCGCCATGGACGGCGCGGCAAAGTTCGTTCGCGGCGACGCCATTGCCGGCTTGCTGATCACGTTTATCAACGTCATCGCCGGGATGATCATCGGCGTCGCGCAACAGGGCATGTCGTTTGGCGATGCCGCCGACACTTACACGCGCCTGACCGTCGGTGACGGCCTTGTCTCGCAGATTCCGGCGCTGATCGTTTCCACCGCAGCCGGTCTGGTTGTCACCAAGGCCGGCGTCGCGGGCACGGCCGAGGTTGCGATCTTCAAACAGATGGGCGGCCAGCCAAAGGCGCTCAGTCTGGTCTGTTTCCTGTTGCTGGCTCTGGCGATGATGCCAGGCATTCCGGCGTTGCCGTTCCTGACCCTGGCCCTGATCTGCGGCGGCGGCGCTTACTTCGTGAACTGGCGCAACAAAACCGCCGAAGAAGAAGCCGTCCGGCAGATCGAGGAAGAGAAAGTCGATCCCAAGTCCATCGCCGAAGAACCGATTTCGGCTACCCTAAAGATCGATCACATCCGCCTTGAGCTTGGCTACGGCCTGCTGACCCTGATCAATGCCCCCAAGGACGGCCAGAAACTGACCGACCAGATCAAGGCGCTGCGCCGCCAACTCGCCGCAGAAGTCGGTTTCGTGATGCCGTCCGTGCGTATTCAGGACAACATGCAGTTGCCGGCCAATGTGTATGTCATCCGCATCAAGGAAATCGAGGCCGGGCGTGGTGAGCTTCGTCCCAACATGCTTATGGTGATGGACCCGCGCGGCGAGGAGATCTCGATCCCCGGCGAAAAAACCACCGAGCCGACGTTCGGCCTGCCGGCCATGTGGATCGAGGAAGCCAACCGCGAAGAAGCCCTGTTCAGAGGCTATACCGTGGTCGATCCGGCCACCGTGGTGACCACCAACATCACCGAGCTGATCAAGGACAACATGTCGGAACTGCTGTCGTATGCTGAAACGCAGAAACTGCTGGACGAAATCGACAAAGACCACCAGAGGCTTGTCGCCGACATCATCCCGGCGCAGATTTCACTCGGCGGCATTCAACGCGTGCTGCAAAACCTGCTGGCTGAGCGTATCTCGATCCGCGATCTGCCGACGATTCTCGAAGGGGTATACGAGGCCTGCGGCAACACCCGCAACGTGATGATGATCACCGAACACGTTCGCGCCCGCCTGGCACGGCAAATTTCCAATATGAACACCAGCGAACAGGGTTTCATCCCGCTGGTGACGCTGTCACCTGGATGGGAGCAGACCTTCGCCGAGAGCCTTGTCGGACAGGGTGAAGACCGCCAGCTTTCGATGCCGCCGACCAAGTTGCAGGAATTTATTACCCAGCTCCGCAACACCTTCGAACGTCAGGCGATGATGGGCGAACAGCCGGTATTACTGACCAGCCCGACGATCCGCCCATTCGTACGCTCCATCGTCGACCGCTTCCGCCCGATGACGGTGGTCATGTCACAGAACGAGATATACCCTAAGGCGAAGATCAAGACTGTCGGCCAAATATAA
- a CDS encoding MinD/ParA family protein has product MSEETPQTPQSPARTKGNIIAVASGKGGVGKTWFSITLAHALAMVDRRVLLFDGDLGLANLDIQLGLMNKNDLGGVLAGRISLAQAVGYCEDGGFDVIAGRSGSGALSNLAGNRLQTLLDELALLAANYDYVILDLGAGVESTVRRLAYAADQIIVVVTDEPTSLTDGYAFIKIAHNERPETEIKVVTNMVNSTTEGERTYNTLNKACQGFLKYSPDHLGIIRRDDKVRGAIRAQQSLLNRSPDSVAAEDIKQIARIIRRGHAGAA; this is encoded by the coding sequence ATGAGCGAAGAGACACCGCAAACACCCCAGTCCCCTGCCCGCACAAAAGGCAACATCATTGCCGTGGCTTCAGGTAAGGGCGGCGTCGGCAAGACATGGTTTTCGATCACGCTGGCCCACGCGCTGGCCATGGTCGACCGCCGCGTTCTGCTGTTCGACGGCGATCTGGGGCTGGCCAACCTGGATATTCAATTGGGCCTGATGAACAAGAATGATCTTGGCGGCGTCCTCGCCGGGCGGATCAGTCTGGCGCAGGCTGTTGGTTACTGCGAAGACGGCGGCTTCGATGTGATTGCCGGACGGTCCGGGTCTGGTGCGCTCTCCAATCTGGCTGGAAACCGTCTGCAAACATTACTCGACGAGTTGGCGTTGCTGGCGGCGAATTACGATTACGTGATCCTCGATCTCGGTGCCGGGGTCGAGAGCACGGTGCGCCGCCTCGCCTATGCCGCCGATCAGATCATTGTCGTCGTGACCGACGAGCCGACGTCGCTGACGGACGGATACGCGTTTATCAAAATCGCGCACAACGAACGACCCGAGACCGAAATCAAGGTCGTCACCAATATGGTCAATTCGACGACTGAAGGCGAGCGCACCTATAATACGCTGAACAAGGCCTGTCAGGGCTTTCTTAAATACTCCCCGGATCACCTCGGTATCATCCGCCGCGACGACAAGGTGCGGGGTGCCATTCGCGCCCAGCAATCGCTGTTGAACCGCTCTCCCGACAGCGTCGCCGCCGAAGATATCAAGCAGATCGCGCGCATCATCCGGCGTGGACACGCCGGCGCAGCCTGA
- a CDS encoding flagellar FliJ family protein: MARDFKALVRLNDWEVDQKRRYLAEQLRQLDNLIGLLENLEAELKREQAHAASAPTEGGIFYGAYAAQAILRREDYQRRIAEQEQQVSAAREQLRLAFLEFKKFEISEERRVARMEAEANREEQLELDEIGITGFNRKKRGHT; encoded by the coding sequence ATGGCACGTGACTTCAAGGCACTGGTGCGGCTGAATGACTGGGAAGTGGATCAGAAGCGCCGCTACCTCGCGGAACAGCTTCGCCAGCTCGATAACCTTATCGGGCTTCTGGAGAACCTTGAAGCGGAACTGAAGCGCGAACAGGCGCATGCTGCGTCAGCGCCGACCGAAGGCGGGATATTTTACGGTGCTTATGCCGCGCAGGCGATCCTCAGGCGCGAGGATTACCAGCGCCGCATCGCCGAACAGGAGCAACAGGTTTCGGCGGCTCGCGAACAGCTCAGGCTGGCATTCCTTGAATTCAAGAAATTCGAAATCTCCGAGGAGCGTCGTGTCGCGCGTATGGAGGCCGAAGCCAACCGCGAAGAACAACTCGAACTCGACGAGATCGGCATCACCGGGTTCAATCGGAAAAAGCGCGGACACACCTGA
- the fliI gene encoding flagellar protein export ATPase FliI, translating into MFANNIANEVARLPDHQVFGRVADIVGLMVEIGGLQGTLSIGDHVRVDGRKGRHVICEVIGFRGGRALVMPFGSLDGIGLGCQAELASTEPSIYPDQSWLGRVIDAFGNPLDEGGSIESGTKSYQIHASPPPAHKRRRVAGKVDLGVRIMNTFLTTCRGQRMGIFAGSGVGKSTLLSMMARNTDAEISVVGLIGERGREAKEFIEDYLGEEGMKRTVVILATSDEPPLVRRQAAYVTLAVAEYFRDQGKNVLCMMDSVTRFAMAQREISLSAGEPPASKGYTPSVFSELPKLLERAGPGYGSQGDITALFTVLVEGDDHNEPVADAVRGILDGHVVLDREIAERNRYPAINVLRSISRTMPACNTDAQNAAIVRARKLLSTYEDMAELIRLGAYRKGSDAAVDEAISYYPQLEAYLAQSIGENASLEEGYNQLYEILGMQGDAPATEQAAGG; encoded by the coding sequence GTGTTTGCCAACAATATTGCCAACGAAGTGGCGCGGCTTCCGGACCATCAGGTCTTTGGCCGGGTTGCCGATATCGTTGGTTTGATGGTCGAAATAGGCGGTTTGCAGGGCACGTTGTCGATCGGTGATCATGTGCGCGTCGACGGACGCAAGGGCCGTCACGTCATTTGTGAGGTCATCGGCTTTCGTGGTGGCCGTGCGTTGGTGATGCCGTTCGGTTCGCTCGACGGTATTGGTCTCGGCTGCCAGGCTGAGCTGGCATCGACCGAACCCTCTATTTATCCGGATCAGTCATGGCTTGGACGGGTGATTGATGCGTTCGGCAATCCGCTGGATGAGGGCGGATCCATCGAATCCGGCACCAAGAGTTATCAGATCCACGCCTCGCCCCCGCCCGCGCACAAGCGCCGCCGCGTCGCCGGCAAGGTTGATCTCGGGGTGCGTATCATGAACACGTTCCTGACCACATGCCGCGGCCAGCGCATGGGTATCTTTGCCGGCTCCGGCGTCGGTAAGTCGACGTTATTGTCGATGATGGCCAGAAATACGGATGCGGAAATCAGTGTCGTCGGATTGATCGGCGAACGCGGCCGTGAAGCTAAGGAATTCATCGAGGACTATTTGGGCGAGGAAGGGATGAAGCGTACGGTTGTTATCCTCGCGACCTCGGACGAGCCGCCGCTGGTGCGCCGCCAGGCCGCCTACGTGACGCTGGCCGTTGCCGAATATTTCCGCGATCAGGGCAAGAATGTGCTGTGCATGATGGACAGTGTGACGCGTTTTGCCATGGCGCAACGGGAAATCAGTCTGTCGGCGGGTGAGCCGCCGGCTTCCAAGGGCTATACACCGTCGGTGTTCTCGGAACTGCCGAAGCTGTTGGAACGCGCCGGGCCTGGATACGGATCGCAGGGCGATATCACCGCCCTGTTTACGGTTCTGGTCGAAGGGGACGATCACAACGAGCCGGTCGCCGATGCGGTGCGTGGTATCCTTGACGGCCACGTCGTGCTCGACCGGGAAATCGCCGAGCGCAACCGTTACCCGGCGATCAACGTTTTGCGAAGCATTTCCCGGACCATGCCGGCCTGCAACACGGATGCCCAGAACGCCGCCATCGTGCGGGCGCGCAAACTGCTTTCGACATACGAGGACATGGCTGAACTGATCCGCCTGGGCGCCTACCGCAAAGGGTCCGATGCCGCCGTCGACGAGGCGATCAGTTATTATCCCCAGCTTGAAGCTTATCTTGCACAGTCGATCGGCGAGAATGCCTCGCTCGAGGAAGGCTATAATCAGCTCTACGAAATCCTAGGCATGCAGGGCGATGCGCCAGCGACGGAGCAGGCAGCCGGTGGATAA
- a CDS encoding MBL fold metallo-hydrolase, whose translation MFKALNILPAVSLAVLAVTAAPAAQAADVKVTPLGAIDGEFCPFDRAMIFEDPDGTRILYDAGRTVAGPDDPRLGKIDALLVSHMHGDHAGDRRIPAPNAGECGKPDVSVSTVPNTNTVDIALAKGAKIITGSEMPKFFAAKLKALGGDPKNSQLVRFGANRKLGGVVITTVPAVHSNGIAGAMIGGDLGHDMDAAGLTAYAGPPTGYVLTFSNGLVVYLSGDTGVTAEQKIVVGDQYKAKLVVMNIGDTYTTGPKEAAFVINELIKPASVIASHANEPATEGGKVRAGTRTETFIKAVTVPVHVPLSGKTMSFDGMGKCVSGC comes from the coding sequence ATGTTTAAGGCATTGAATATCCTGCCGGCGGTATCGCTGGCTGTTTTGGCCGTGACCGCTGCGCCTGCGGCACAGGCCGCCGACGTCAAGGTGACGCCTTTGGGCGCCATCGATGGCGAGTTTTGCCCCTTCGACCGGGCCATGATCTTCGAGGATCCGGACGGCACGCGTATTCTTTATGACGCCGGACGAACCGTGGCCGGCCCTGACGATCCCAGACTCGGCAAGATCGACGCTCTGCTGGTCAGTCACATGCATGGCGACCATGCGGGTGATCGCCGTATTCCGGCGCCGAATGCCGGTGAGTGCGGCAAGCCTGATGTTTCCGTCTCGACGGTGCCGAACACCAATACCGTCGATATCGCGTTGGCGAAGGGCGCCAAGATCATCACCGGCAGTGAAATGCCGAAGTTCTTCGCTGCCAAGCTGAAAGCACTCGGCGGCGACCCCAAGAACTCGCAACTGGTGCGCTTCGGTGCCAATCGCAAGCTCGGTGGGGTTGTCATAACCACGGTACCGGCCGTGCATTCCAACGGGATTGCCGGGGCCATGATCGGGGGCGATCTCGGCCATGATATGGATGCGGCCGGCCTGACCGCTTATGCCGGTCCGCCGACGGGGTATGTGCTGACGTTTTCCAACGGTCTCGTCGTCTATCTTTCGGGCGACACCGGGGTCACGGCAGAACAAAAGATCGTTGTTGGCGATCAGTACAAGGCCAAGCTGGTGGTGATGAACATCGGCGATACCTATACAACCGGCCCGAAAGAGGCGGCATTCGTCATTAACGAGCTGATCAAACCGGCATCGGTGATTGCATCGCATGCCAACGAACCGGCGACCGAAGGCGGCAAGGTAAGAGCCGGGACCCGGACGGAGACCTTCATCAAGGCTGTCACGGTGCCTGTGCACGTGCCGCTCAGCGGTAAGACCATGTCTTTCGACGGCATGGGGAAGTGCGTGTCCGGCTGCTGA